The Pseudomonas parafulva genome window below encodes:
- a CDS encoding amino acid ABC transporter permease, with the protein MTTHFFKPDMPPPVKTVGVLAWLRANLFSSWANTLLTLFALYLIWLIVPPLLHWAFLDASWTGSTRADCSGQGACWVFIQQRFGQFMYGYYPSELRWRVDLSVWLGVIGAAPLFIRRFPRKLPYGLCYLVLYPILAYLLLHGGSFGLSSVPTSQWGGLMLTLVIATVGIAAALPLGILLALGRRSNMPVVKAVSVTFIEFWRGIPLITVLFMSSVMLPLFMPEGTSFDKLLRAMIFVILFESAYIAEVVRGGLQAIPKGQYEAAAAMGLGYWRAMGLVILPQALKLVIPGIVNTFIALFKDTSLVIIIGLFDLLNSTRQATADPAWLGMATEGYVFAALVYWIFCFAMSRYSMHLERKLDTGHKR; encoded by the coding sequence ATGACTACCCATTTTTTCAAACCCGACATGCCGCCACCGGTGAAGACCGTCGGCGTGCTCGCCTGGCTGCGGGCCAACCTGTTTTCCAGTTGGGCCAATACCCTGCTGACGCTATTCGCGCTGTACCTGATCTGGCTGATCGTGCCGCCGCTGCTGCACTGGGCGTTCCTCGACGCCAGTTGGACCGGGAGTACCCGCGCCGACTGCAGCGGGCAGGGCGCTTGCTGGGTGTTCATCCAGCAGCGTTTCGGCCAGTTCATGTATGGCTACTACCCCAGCGAGTTGCGCTGGCGGGTGGACTTGAGCGTGTGGCTGGGCGTGATCGGCGCCGCGCCGCTGTTCATTCGGCGTTTTCCGCGAAAACTGCCCTACGGCCTGTGCTACCTGGTGCTGTATCCGATCCTCGCCTACCTGTTGCTGCACGGCGGCAGCTTCGGCCTGAGCAGCGTGCCGACTTCGCAGTGGGGCGGGCTGATGCTGACGCTGGTGATCGCCACCGTGGGCATCGCCGCTGCCTTGCCACTGGGGATTCTGCTGGCGCTGGGCCGGCGCTCGAACATGCCGGTGGTCAAGGCGGTCTCGGTGACCTTCATCGAGTTCTGGCGCGGCATTCCGCTGATTACCGTGCTGTTCATGTCGTCGGTGATGCTGCCGCTGTTCATGCCTGAGGGCACCAGCTTCGACAAACTGCTGCGGGCCATGATCTTCGTCATCCTGTTCGAGTCGGCGTACATCGCCGAAGTGGTGCGTGGCGGCTTGCAGGCCATCCCCAAGGGGCAGTACGAGGCCGCCGCCGCCATGGGCCTGGGCTACTGGCGGGCCATGGGCCTGGTGATCCTGCCGCAGGCCTTGAAGCTGGTGATTCCGGGCATCGTCAACACCTTCATCGCGCTGTTCAAGGACACCAGCCTGGTGATCATCATCGGCCTGTTCGACTTGCTCAACAGCACCCGCCAGGCCACGGCAGACCCTGCCTGGCTGGGCATGGCCACCGAGGGCTACGTATTCGCCGCCCTGGTTTACTGGATTTTCTGTTTCGCCATGTCGCGCTACTCCATGCACCTGGAGCGCAAGCTGGACACTGGCCACAAGCGTTAG
- a CDS encoding MoaD/ThiS family protein: MKIRTLYFARYRERLGLDGESLDGDFQVLDDVRQALLAKGGAYAVLAEQNLMCARNEELCRLDEPVEEGDQVAFFPPVTGG, translated from the coding sequence ATGAAGATCAGGACGTTGTATTTCGCCCGCTACCGCGAGCGGCTCGGGCTCGACGGCGAGTCGCTCGACGGCGATTTTCAGGTGCTCGACGACGTGCGCCAGGCGTTGCTGGCCAAGGGCGGCGCCTACGCGGTGCTGGCCGAGCAGAACCTGATGTGCGCCCGCAACGAGGAATTGTGCCGGCTCGACGAGCCCGTGGAGGAGGGCGACCAGGTGGCCTTTTTCCCACCGGTAACGGGAGGCTGA
- the moaE gene encoding molybdopterin synthase catalytic subunit MoaE, whose translation MAIRVQQAVFDAGYELNALHAANVGVGAVVGFVGYVRDFNDGREVAGMFLEHYPGMTEKALGKIVDEAQQRWPLLKVEVLHRIGALEPGEPIVFVGVASAHRQAAFDACNFIMDYLKTRAPFWKKETTQEGPRWVEGRQSDQDAAERWQ comes from the coding sequence ATGGCCATACGGGTTCAGCAGGCCGTCTTCGATGCGGGCTACGAGCTCAATGCCCTGCACGCGGCGAATGTCGGCGTGGGTGCGGTGGTGGGATTCGTTGGCTACGTGCGCGACTTCAATGACGGGCGCGAGGTGGCGGGGATGTTCCTCGAGCACTATCCGGGCATGACCGAGAAGGCGCTGGGCAAGATCGTCGACGAGGCGCAGCAGCGCTGGCCGTTGTTGAAGGTCGAGGTGCTGCATCGCATCGGCGCGCTGGAGCCGGGCGAGCCGATCGTCTTCGTCGGCGTGGCCAGCGCGCACCGGCAGGCGGCGTTCGACGCCTGCAATTTCATCATGGACTACCTCAAGACCCGCGCGCCCTTCTGGAAGAAGGAAACCACCCAGGAGGGGCCGCGCTGGGTGGAAGGCCGTCAGAGCGACCAGGACGCGGCCGAGCGCTGGCAGTAG
- the algW gene encoding Do family serine endopeptidase AlgW, with translation MFKALRYFGWPLLTGVLIAALIIQRFPEWVGLPSQDVNLQQAPQTSRIVQGPVSYADAVTVAAPAVANLYTTKAVNKNAHPLFEDPQFRRFFGDNLPKQRRWESSLGSAVIMSREGYLLTNNHVTSGADQIVVALKDGRETLARVIGSDPETDLAVLKIDLKDLPAITIGRSDNVHIGDVCLAIGNPFGVGQTVTMGIISATGRNQLGLNNYEDFIQTDAAINPGNSGGALVDADGNLIGINTAIFSKSGGSQGIGFAIPAKLALEVMKSIVEHGQVIRGWLGIEVQPLSQELAESFGMQGRPGIVVAGIFRDGPAQRAGLQLGDVILSINGEPAGDGRKSMNQVARIKPNEKISIEVMRNGKQLKLIAEVGLRPPPAPVAKQEEK, from the coding sequence ATGTTCAAGGCTCTGCGTTACTTTGGCTGGCCCCTGCTCACTGGCGTGCTGATCGCCGCACTGATCATCCAGCGGTTCCCGGAATGGGTCGGCCTGCCCAGCCAGGACGTCAACCTGCAGCAGGCGCCGCAGACTTCGCGGATCGTGCAAGGCCCGGTCAGCTATGCCGACGCCGTCACCGTCGCCGCCCCAGCCGTGGCCAACCTGTACACCACCAAAGCGGTGAACAAGAACGCTCACCCGCTGTTCGAAGACCCGCAATTCCGCCGCTTCTTCGGCGACAACCTGCCCAAGCAACGGCGCTGGGAGTCGAGCCTGGGCTCGGCGGTGATCATGAGCCGCGAAGGCTACCTGCTGACCAACAACCACGTCACCAGCGGCGCGGACCAGATCGTGGTGGCGCTCAAGGACGGCCGCGAAACCCTGGCGCGGGTGATCGGCAGCGATCCGGAAACCGACCTGGCGGTGCTGAAGATCGATCTCAAAGACCTGCCGGCCATCACCATCGGCCGCTCCGACAACGTGCACATCGGCGATGTCTGCCTGGCCATCGGCAACCCCTTCGGCGTCGGCCAGACCGTAACCATGGGCATCATCAGCGCCACGGGCCGCAACCAACTGGGGCTGAACAACTACGAAGACTTCATCCAGACCGACGCGGCCATCAACCCGGGCAACTCCGGCGGTGCGCTGGTCGATGCCGACGGCAACCTGATCGGCATCAACACCGCGATCTTCTCCAAATCCGGCGGCTCCCAAGGCATTGGCTTCGCCATCCCGGCCAAGCTGGCGTTGGAGGTCATGAAGTCGATCGTCGAGCACGGCCAGGTGATTCGCGGCTGGCTGGGCATCGAAGTGCAGCCGTTGTCGCAGGAACTGGCCGAGTCGTTCGGCATGCAGGGTCGTCCCGGCATCGTCGTGGCCGGCATCTTCCGTGACGGTCCGGCCCAGCGCGCGGGCCTGCAACTGGGTGATGTGATCCTGAGCATCAACGGCGAGCCGGCCGGTGATGGCCGCAAGTCGATGAACCAGGTGGCGCGGATCAAGCCGAACGAAAAGATCAGCATCGAGGTGATGCGCAATGGCAAGCAGCTCAAGCTGATCGCCGAAGTGGGCCTGCGCCCGCCACCAGCGCCGGTGGCCAAGCAGGAAGAGAAGTAA
- a CDS encoding amino acid ABC transporter ATP-binding protein, whose protein sequence is MSEAIRHSAGPEGIIQMQGVNKWYGQFHVLKDINLNVRQGERIVLCGPSGSGKSTTIRCLNRLEEHQQGRIVVDGVELTNDLKQIEAIRREVGMVFQHFNLFPHLSILENCTLAPMWVRKLPRRKAEEIAMHYLERVRIPEQAHKYPGQLSGGQQQRVAIARALCMKPKIMLFDEPTSALDPEMVKEVLDTMVGLAEDGMTMLCVTHEMGFARTVANRVIFMDKGEIVEQAAPDDFFDRPRSDRTKLFLSQILH, encoded by the coding sequence ATGAGTGAAGCGATCAGACACAGCGCCGGCCCCGAAGGCATCATCCAGATGCAGGGCGTGAACAAGTGGTACGGCCAGTTCCATGTGCTCAAGGACATCAACCTCAACGTGCGACAGGGCGAGCGCATCGTCCTGTGCGGCCCGTCGGGCTCGGGCAAGTCCACCACCATCCGCTGCCTCAACCGGCTGGAGGAACACCAGCAGGGGCGCATCGTGGTCGATGGCGTGGAGTTGACCAACGACCTCAAGCAGATCGAGGCGATCCGTCGCGAGGTCGGCATGGTGTTCCAGCACTTCAACCTGTTCCCGCACCTGAGCATTCTGGAGAACTGCACCTTGGCGCCGATGTGGGTGCGCAAGCTGCCACGGCGCAAGGCCGAGGAAATCGCCATGCATTACCTGGAGCGGGTGCGCATTCCCGAGCAGGCGCACAAGTATCCGGGGCAGTTGTCCGGCGGTCAGCAGCAGCGGGTGGCCATCGCCCGCGCGCTGTGCATGAAACCCAAGATCATGCTGTTCGACGAGCCGACGTCGGCGCTGGATCCGGAAATGGTCAAGGAGGTGCTCGACACCATGGTCGGACTGGCCGAAGACGGCATGACCATGCTCTGCGTGACCCACGAGATGGGCTTCGCCCGCACCGTGGCGAATCGGGTGATCTTCATGGACAAGGGCGAGATCGTCGAGCAGGCCGCGCCGGACGACTTCTTCGACCGCCCGCGCAGCGACCGCACCAAGCTGTTCCTGAGCCAGATCCTGCACTGA
- the moaC gene encoding cyclic pyranopterin monophosphate synthase MoaC, whose protein sequence is MLTHLDSQGRANMVDVTEKAVTSREASAEARVRMLPATLRMIVEGEHPKGDVFAVARIAGIQAAKKTSDLIPLCHPLMLTSVKVELRADGEDAVHILARCKLAGQTGVEMEALTAASVAALTIYDMCKAVDKGMVIEQVRLLEKIGGKSGHYQVPV, encoded by the coding sequence GTGCTGACTCATCTCGATTCCCAGGGGCGCGCCAACATGGTCGACGTCACTGAAAAGGCCGTGACCTCACGTGAGGCCAGCGCCGAGGCGCGGGTGCGCATGTTGCCGGCCACGCTGCGCATGATCGTCGAGGGCGAGCACCCCAAGGGTGATGTGTTCGCCGTGGCGCGCATTGCGGGTATCCAGGCGGCGAAGAAAACCAGCGACCTGATCCCACTGTGCCATCCGCTGATGCTTACCAGCGTCAAGGTGGAGCTGCGCGCCGACGGCGAAGACGCCGTGCACATCCTCGCCCGCTGCAAGCTGGCTGGGCAGACCGGGGTGGAGATGGAGGCGCTGACTGCCGCGAGTGTCGCCGCCCTGACGATCTACGACATGTGCAAGGCCGTCGACAAAGGCATGGTCATCGAGCAGGTGCGCCTGCTGGAGAAGATCGGCGGCAAGAGCGGCCATTACCAGGTGCCTGTGTGA
- the rhlB gene encoding ATP-dependent RNA helicase RhlB, producing MLKALKKIFGKADAAPQAVAPSAPVTAQTPQPTAAHPPKPERASAPSPQPEPAPQATAPVARTPREKPRRERKPKPQASLWKPEDFVVEPQEGKTRFHDFKLSDTLMHAIHDLGFPYCTPIQAQVLGHTLRGQDAIGRAQTGTGKTAAFLISIIAQLQQTPPPKERYMGEPRALIIAPTRELVVQIAKDAEALTRYSGLNVMSFVGGMEYDKQLKALEKRHCDILVATPGRLLDFQQRGEVHLDMVEVMVLDEADRMLDMGFIPQVRQIIRQTPPKSERQTLLFSATFTDDVMNLAKQWTTDPAIVEIEPENVASETVEQHVYAVAGSDKYKLLYNLVTQNGWQRVMVFANRKDEVRRIEERLVRDGVNAAQLSGDVPQHKRIRTLENFREGRVTVLVATDVAGRGIHIDGISHVINFTLPEDPDDYVHRIGRTGRAGTSGVSISFAGEDDAYQLPAIEELLGRKIKCEMPPDALLTPVPRKAQASANPSV from the coding sequence GTGCTCAAGGCACTCAAGAAGATATTCGGCAAAGCCGACGCCGCCCCGCAGGCCGTCGCGCCCTCTGCCCCCGTGACAGCCCAAACGCCGCAGCCCACTGCCGCTCACCCGCCCAAGCCCGAGCGCGCCAGCGCGCCCAGCCCTCAGCCGGAGCCAGCGCCTCAGGCCACTGCACCGGTCGCCCGGACCCCGCGGGAAAAACCGCGCCGCGAGCGCAAACCCAAGCCGCAGGCCAGCCTGTGGAAACCGGAAGATTTCGTGGTCGAACCCCAGGAAGGCAAGACCCGCTTCCACGACTTCAAGCTCTCCGACACGTTGATGCATGCCATCCACGACCTGGGTTTCCCCTACTGCACGCCGATCCAGGCGCAGGTGCTGGGCCACACCCTGCGCGGCCAGGACGCCATCGGTCGGGCCCAGACCGGCACCGGCAAGACCGCCGCGTTCCTCATCTCGATCATTGCGCAACTGCAACAGACGCCGCCGCCCAAGGAACGCTACATGGGCGAGCCGCGCGCATTGATCATCGCGCCCACCCGTGAACTGGTGGTGCAGATCGCCAAGGACGCCGAAGCCCTGACCCGCTACAGCGGGCTCAACGTGATGAGCTTCGTCGGCGGCATGGAGTACGACAAGCAGCTCAAGGCCCTGGAGAAACGCCACTGCGACATTCTGGTGGCCACGCCTGGGCGCCTGCTGGACTTCCAGCAACGCGGCGAAGTGCACCTGGACATGGTCGAGGTGATGGTGCTGGACGAGGCCGATCGCATGCTCGACATGGGCTTCATCCCGCAGGTGCGGCAGATCATCCGTCAGACCCCGCCCAAGAGCGAACGTCAGACCCTGCTGTTCTCCGCCACCTTCACCGACGACGTGATGAATCTGGCCAAGCAGTGGACCACCGATCCTGCCATCGTCGAGATCGAGCCGGAGAACGTGGCCAGCGAAACCGTCGAGCAGCACGTCTATGCCGTGGCCGGCAGCGACAAGTACAAGCTGCTGTACAACCTGGTGACGCAGAACGGCTGGCAGCGGGTGATGGTCTTCGCCAACCGCAAGGACGAGGTGCGGCGCATCGAGGAGCGCCTGGTGCGCGATGGCGTCAACGCCGCGCAACTGTCCGGCGACGTGCCGCAGCACAAGCGGATCCGCACCCTGGAGAACTTCCGTGAAGGGCGCGTCACCGTGCTGGTGGCCACCGATGTGGCCGGACGCGGCATTCACATCGACGGCATCAGCCATGTGATCAACTTCACCCTGCCGGAAGACCCGGACGACTACGTGCACCGCATCGGCCGCACCGGGCGTGCGGGCACCAGCGGGGTGTCGATCAGCTTCGCCGGGGAGGACGACGCCTACCAACTGCCGGCGATCGAGGAACTGCTGGGGCGCAAGATCAAATGCGAGATGCCGCCGGACGCGTTGCTCACGCCGGTGCCGCGCAAGGCCCAGGCGAGCGCCAACCCGTCGGTGTAG
- a CDS encoding alpha/beta hydrolase: MTQPLILEPQNTADACVIWLHGLGADRYDFLPVAEFLQERLHSTRFIMPQAPTRPVTINGGYAMPSWYDIKAMSPARAIDEAQLDASAAQVIDLIEAEQAKGIDLARIVLAGFSQGGAVVLHTAYIKWQEALGGVIALSTYAPTFSDTHQLSACQQRTPALCLHGVHDPVVIPSMGRTAFEYLNTWGVAARWHEYPMEHEVLVEELSDIHDWLAQRLQ; this comes from the coding sequence ATGACCCAACCGTTGATCCTCGAACCCCAGAATACGGCCGATGCCTGTGTGATCTGGTTGCACGGCCTGGGCGCCGACCGTTACGACTTCCTACCGGTGGCCGAATTTCTTCAGGAACGACTGCATAGCACGCGCTTCATCATGCCCCAGGCGCCAACCCGCCCGGTGACCATCAACGGCGGCTATGCCATGCCCAGCTGGTACGACATCAAGGCCATGAGCCCGGCGCGGGCCATCGACGAAGCGCAACTGGACGCCTCCGCCGCGCAGGTCATCGACTTGATCGAAGCCGAACAGGCCAAGGGCATCGACCTGGCCCGCATCGTCCTGGCCGGTTTCTCCCAGGGCGGCGCCGTGGTGCTGCATACCGCGTATATAAAGTGGCAAGAGGCCCTGGGCGGCGTCATCGCCCTGTCGACCTACGCCCCGACCTTCAGCGACACGCACCAGCTCAGTGCCTGTCAGCAGCGCACGCCTGCCCTGTGCCTGCATGGCGTGCACGATCCGGTGGTCATTCCCTCCATGGGGCGCACGGCGTTCGAGTACCTCAATACCTGGGGCGTGGCGGCGCGCTGGCACGAATACCCCATGGAACACGAAGTGCTGGTGGAAGAACTGAGCGACATCCACGACTGGCTGGCCCAGCGGCTTCAGTGA
- the cysD gene encoding sulfate adenylyltransferase subunit CysD translates to MVDKLTHLKQLEAESIHIIREVAAEFDNPVMLYSIGKDSAVMLHLARKAFFPGKLPFPVMHVDTRWKFQEMYRFRDKMVEEMGLELITHVNPEGVAQGINPFTHGSAKHTDIMKTQGLKQALDKHGFDAAFGGARRDEEKSRAKERVYSFRDSKHRWDPKNQRPELWNVYNGKVNKGESIRVFPLSNWTELDIWQYIYLEGIPIVPLYFAAEREVIEKNGTLIMIDDERILEHLTDEEKARIVKKKVRFRTLGCYPLTGAVESEAETLTDIIQEMLLTRTSERQGRVIDHDGAGSMEDKKRQGYF, encoded by the coding sequence ATGGTCGACAAACTGACGCACTTGAAACAGCTGGAGGCGGAAAGCATCCACATCATCCGCGAGGTGGCCGCCGAGTTCGACAATCCGGTGATGCTGTACTCGATCGGCAAGGACTCCGCCGTGATGCTGCACCTGGCGCGCAAGGCCTTCTTCCCGGGCAAGCTGCCGTTTCCGGTGATGCACGTCGACACCCGCTGGAAATTCCAGGAGATGTACCGCTTCCGCGACAAGATGGTCGAGGAAATGGGCCTGGAGCTGATCACCCACGTCAACCCCGAGGGTGTGGCGCAGGGCATCAACCCCTTCACCCACGGCAGTGCCAAGCACACCGACATCATGAAGACCCAGGGCCTCAAGCAGGCGCTGGACAAGCATGGCTTCGACGCCGCCTTCGGCGGTGCGCGCCGCGACGAAGAGAAGTCGCGGGCCAAGGAGCGCGTGTATTCGTTCCGCGACAGCAAGCACCGCTGGGATCCGAAGAACCAGCGTCCGGAGCTGTGGAACGTCTACAACGGCAAGGTCAACAAGGGCGAGTCGATCCGCGTCTTCCCATTGTCGAACTGGACCGAGCTGGACATCTGGCAGTACATCTACCTCGAAGGCATCCCGATCGTGCCGCTGTACTTCGCCGCCGAGCGCGAAGTCATCGAGAAGAACGGCACCCTGATCATGATCGACGACGAGCGCATTCTCGAGCATCTGACCGATGAAGAGAAAGCCCGCATCGTCAAGAAGAAGGTGCGTTTCCGAACCCTGGGCTGCTACCCACTGACGGGTGCTGTCGAGTCGGAAGCCGAGACGCTCACCGACATCATTCAGGAAATGCTCCTGACGCGCACGTCCGAACGCCAGGGCCGTGTCATCGACCACGATGGCGCAGGTTCCATGGAAGACAAGAAACGCCAAGGGTATTTCTAA
- a CDS encoding amino acid ABC transporter permease: MNNPTGARKGLSLSDPRVRAWLFQVVTVVAVIALGWFLIHNTQTNMQHRGITSGFDFLERSAGFGIAQHLIDYNETDTYARVLLVGLLNTLLASAIGIVLATVLGFIIGVARLSSNWVIGKLAAVYVETFRNIPPLLQILFWYFAVFTALPGPRGSINIDDLFFISSRGVNMPGASMGEGFWPFVVSLLLALVAIVVMVRQANRRFDETGQPFHKFWVGLLLLVGIPGVCVLLFGNPLQWQVPQLKGFNFTGGWVLIPEFLALTLALSIYTAAFIAEIVRAGIRSVSHGQTEAARSLGLREGPTLRKVIIPQAMRVIIPPLTSQYLNLTKNSSLAAVIGYPELVSLFAGTVLNQTGQSVEVMAITMGVYLTISISISLLMNGYNKRIALIER; encoded by the coding sequence ATGAACAATCCAACCGGCGCGCGCAAAGGGCTGTCCCTGAGCGATCCGCGCGTGCGTGCGTGGCTGTTCCAGGTCGTTACGGTCGTGGCCGTGATCGCCCTGGGCTGGTTCCTCATTCACAACACCCAGACCAACATGCAGCACCGGGGGATCACCTCGGGCTTCGATTTCCTCGAGCGCAGTGCCGGCTTCGGCATCGCCCAGCACCTGATCGACTACAACGAGACCGACACCTACGCCCGCGTGCTGTTGGTGGGGTTGCTCAATACCCTGCTGGCCAGTGCCATCGGCATCGTCCTGGCCACCGTGCTCGGCTTCATCATCGGCGTGGCGCGGCTGTCGTCGAACTGGGTGATCGGCAAGCTGGCGGCGGTGTACGTCGAGACCTTCCGCAACATCCCGCCGTTGCTGCAAATCCTGTTCTGGTACTTCGCCGTGTTCACGGCGCTGCCGGGGCCGCGCGGCAGCATCAACATCGATGACCTGTTCTTCATCAGCAGTCGCGGTGTGAACATGCCCGGTGCGTCGATGGGCGAAGGCTTCTGGCCGTTCGTGGTGTCCCTGTTGCTGGCGCTGGTGGCAATCGTGGTGATGGTGCGCCAGGCCAACCGGCGTTTCGATGAAACCGGCCAGCCGTTTCACAAATTCTGGGTCGGCCTGCTGCTGTTGGTCGGTATCCCGGGGGTGTGCGTGCTGCTGTTCGGCAACCCGCTGCAGTGGCAGGTGCCGCAGCTCAAAGGGTTCAACTTCACCGGCGGCTGGGTGCTGATTCCCGAGTTCCTGGCGTTGACCCTGGCGTTGTCGATCTACACCGCTGCGTTCATCGCCGAGATCGTTCGCGCTGGCATCCGCTCGGTCAGCCATGGCCAGACCGAGGCGGCGCGCTCGCTTGGGCTGCGCGAAGGGCCGACCCTGCGCAAGGTGATCATCCCCCAGGCCATGCGGGTGATCATTCCACCGCTGACCAGCCAGTACCTGAACCTGACCAAGAACTCGTCGCTGGCGGCGGTGATCGGCTACCCCGAGCTGGTGTCGCTGTTCGCCGGTACGGTGCTGAACCAGACCGGCCAGTCGGTGGAGGTGATGGCGATCACCATGGGCGTGTATCTGACCATCAGTATCAGCATCTCGTTGCTGATGAACGGGTACAACAAGCGCATTGCGCTGATCGAACGGTGA
- a CDS encoding Nif3-like dinuclear metal center hexameric protein, whose translation MAVALSTLVEEAERYLGSAKIQDYCPNGLQVEGRAQVRRIVTGVTASQALLDAAVEADADLVLVHHGYFWKGESPCITGIKQRRIKTLLKHDISLLAFHLPLDVHPEVGNNVQLARQLDITVEGPLDPDNPRVIGLIGSLAEPMAASDVARRVHEALGREPLLIEGQSLVRRVGWCTGGGQGYIDAAIAAGVDLFISGEASEQTFHSARENGVSFIAAGHHATERYGVQALGDYLARRFALEHLFIDCPNPI comes from the coding sequence ATGGCCGTCGCCCTGAGCACCCTGGTCGAGGAAGCCGAGCGCTACCTTGGCAGCGCCAAGATCCAGGATTACTGCCCCAATGGCTTGCAGGTCGAAGGGCGTGCGCAGGTCAGGCGCATCGTCACCGGCGTAACCGCCAGCCAGGCCTTGCTCGACGCGGCGGTCGAGGCCGACGCCGACCTGGTGCTGGTACACCACGGTTATTTCTGGAAGGGCGAAAGCCCGTGCATCACTGGTATCAAGCAGCGCCGCATCAAGACCCTGCTCAAGCACGACATCAGCCTGCTGGCGTTCCACCTGCCGCTGGACGTGCACCCGGAAGTCGGCAACAACGTGCAGTTGGCACGCCAGCTCGACATCACCGTCGAAGGCCCGCTCGATCCGGACAATCCACGGGTAATTGGCCTGATCGGTTCGCTGGCCGAGCCCATGGCCGCCAGCGATGTCGCCCGCCGCGTGCATGAGGCGCTGGGCCGTGAGCCGCTATTGATCGAGGGCCAGAGCCTGGTTCGTCGGGTGGGCTGGTGCACCGGCGGCGGGCAGGGCTACATCGATGCTGCCATCGCTGCCGGTGTGGACCTGTTCATCAGTGGCGAGGCGTCCGAGCAGACCTTCCACAGTGCCCGCGAGAACGGCGTCAGCTTCATCGCCGCCGGGCATCACGCCACCGAGCGCTATGGCGTGCAGGCGCTGGGCGACTATCTGGCCAGGCGCTTCGCCCTCGAACACCTGTTCATCGACTGCCCCAATCCGATTTGA
- a CDS encoding amino acid ABC transporter substrate-binding protein, whose amino-acid sequence MKMLKTTLAVLTAAAAFGAVSTAQAGATLDAVQKKGFVQCGVSDGLPGFSVPDAQGKIVGIDADVCRAVAAAVFGDASKVKFSQLNAKERFTALQSGEVDVLSRNTTWTSSRDAGMGLVFTGVTYYDGIGFLVNNKLGVKSAKELDGATICIQAGTTTELNVSDYFRANGLKYTPITFDTSDESAKSLESGRCDVLTSDKSQLYAQRSKLAAPGDYVVLPETISKEPLGPVVRKGDEDWFSIVRWTLFAMLNAEEAGVTSKNVEAEAKSTKNPDVARMLGADGEYGKDLKLPKDWVVQIVKQVGNYGEVFEKNLGKSTPLQIDRGLNALWNNGGIQYAPPVR is encoded by the coding sequence ATGAAGATGTTGAAAACCACGCTGGCAGTCCTGACCGCTGCCGCCGCCTTCGGTGCCGTGAGCACCGCACAGGCCGGGGCCACGCTCGATGCGGTGCAGAAGAAGGGCTTCGTCCAGTGTGGCGTGAGCGACGGCCTCCCGGGCTTCTCCGTCCCTGACGCCCAGGGCAAGATCGTCGGCATCGACGCCGATGTCTGCCGCGCCGTGGCGGCGGCCGTGTTCGGCGATGCCAGCAAGGTCAAGTTCAGCCAGCTCAACGCTAAGGAGCGCTTCACCGCGCTTCAGTCCGGTGAAGTCGATGTGCTGTCGCGCAACACCACCTGGACCAGCTCGCGCGACGCCGGCATGGGCCTGGTGTTCACCGGGGTCACCTACTACGACGGTATCGGCTTCCTGGTCAACAACAAGCTCGGCGTGAAAAGCGCCAAGGAGCTCGACGGCGCCACCATCTGCATCCAGGCCGGCACCACCACCGAACTGAACGTTTCCGACTATTTCCGCGCCAATGGCCTGAAGTACACCCCGATCACCTTCGATACCTCCGACGAGAGCGCCAAATCGCTCGAGTCCGGGCGTTGCGACGTGCTCACCTCGGACAAGTCGCAGCTCTACGCACAGCGCTCCAAGCTGGCCGCGCCGGGCGACTACGTGGTACTGCCGGAAACCATTTCCAAGGAGCCCCTCGGCCCGGTAGTGCGCAAGGGTGACGAAGACTGGTTCAGCATCGTGCGCTGGACGCTGTTCGCCATGCTCAACGCCGAAGAAGCCGGTGTGACCTCCAAGAACGTCGAAGCCGAGGCCAAGTCCACCAAGAACCCGGACGTGGCGCGCATGCTCGGCGCCGACGGTGAGTACGGCAAGGACCTCAAGCTGCCCAAGGACTGGGTGGTGCAGATCGTCAAGCAGGTGGGCAACTACGGCGAAGTGTTCGAGAAGAACCTGGGCAAGAGCACGCCGCTGCAGATCGACCGTGGGCTGAACGCTCTGTGGAACAACGGCGGTATCCAGTACGCGCCACCGGTGCGCTGA